The following proteins come from a genomic window of Macrobrachium rosenbergii isolate ZJJX-2024 chromosome 37, ASM4041242v1, whole genome shotgun sequence:
- the LOC136825299 gene encoding adhesion G protein-coupled receptor L1-like isoform X7 has translation MRKGQYLKKLGLGTTSKCYSKQCNSSVFLSNSCNKNSTIGQVFSIFSKTESLPLKHLNGSAEDEEEMKPITSSSKNTISVDNNNTEEILDTVSTATPPLASSSSSRILVKEDALTDSTRTQASDLIGSEPVKATLPSSVVNDIFTTLPPQSDDPQKLRCNQKEGNFSEYNWQLTTVEVNTSLEILCPEGLSGSATWSCLPDGNWATMPDISDCSRKVFDAVTSELENTGSTAAKILTTAAQELSMSDLGAGDIFDTGKQLMELNTKHEEDLSKMKTQKDRRKLAKEFLDAAVKATENTLRDSAVWKDLQENKRAATSTNLQEGLYKAAVKYLGYLHNETKEINHGKVAVSAANQPITYFNDPNKRVFMLPNSSYTRITLPSNFYEGYQDQNNSVKVTFMAYQNLNCINNSLPCSPDEVKSEDDMQAAAQVNSVIIGAKIGVASAWYASDGKNVVIQFEHIYNGTAYRLSGSRCVWWNVTANSWESQGCYLNATNDHYTVCHCDHLTNLAVLMDIGGRLQRGTVSYGIMQLITIIGSSVSIFSLLLCIVCFALLKKTPQGKIKGHNFSRLNLCICLLLAKVVMLAGLDATDNKPVCTIVAIILHYLFLAMLTWSATEAYQLYKNFIMVFNRDGSRKRTFLVVGYMGPLFIVILTFILSNYNGHWTDKGYGTDKACWLSKKLTWGFAGMALPILLVNMSLFVLTMKKTWEKRCQVNKAIIPKLAGSISIFLFLCLTWLFGYFYFAEGSEPFAVLFTILNSFVGVPMFIFSILLDSSIMGQVKKMIKKRNEQTQKAQLTRHNHLISKNISSNCDVKRRNFVTTTGHSIHVIDGTAWSSSGCSTPSSEETFCENNSCTDNPCGNCSSGVTISSRTGLENHVVAAIVHSRRNRSKSSVASVPDTVSLRDSRLREDFSIHEVILSSSMFTPSSQESCDGKGMAVNQGKLSYLSPKHFSAEVSLAKACDNAKVHYEKNWKCLEMQSNSQWGEQHW, from the exons ATGAGGAAAGGACAATACCTAAAAAAATTAGGATTAGGTACCACATCAAAATGTTACTCAAAACAATGTAAttcctctgtttttctctctAACAGTTGCAATAAAAACTCCACCATTGGTCAGGTATTCAGCATCTTCAGTAAAACTGAGAGTTTGCCATTAAAACACTTAAATGGATCagctgaagatgaagaagaaatgaagcCCATAACATCTAGTTCTAAAAACACCATCTCtgtcgataataataatactgaggagATATTAGACACAGTGTCTACAGCCACACCACCACTAGCAAGTAGTTCATCCAGTCGAATCCTTGTGAAAGAAGATGCACTGACAGATTCAACTAGAACTCAAGCGTCAGACCTAATCGGATCTGAACCTGTCAAAGCTACATTACCGTCATCAGttgtaaatgacatttttacaacttTGCCCCCTCAAAGCGATGATCCCCAGAAATTAAGATGCAATCAGAAAGagggaaatttttctgaatataaCTGGCAGTTAACAACAGTTGAAGTTAATACAAGTCTAGAAATACTGTGTCCAGAAGGTCTTTCTGGCTCTGCCACCTGGTCATGTTTACCAGATGGAAACTGGGCGACCATGCCAGATATAAG TGACTGCAGCAGAAAAGTGTTTGATGCAGTGACATCAGAATTAGAAAACACCGGCTCTACGGCAGCTAAAATTCTGACAACAGCAGCACAAGAACTCTCGATGAGCGATCTGGGTGCTGGGGATATCTTTGACACTGGGAAGCAGTTGATGGAGCTCAACACAAAACACGAGGAAGACCTGAGcaagatgaagacccagaaagacaggagaaagcTGGCCAAA GAATTTCTAGATGCTGCAGTGAAAGCCACTGAAAACACCTTGAGGGACTCAGCTGTGTGGAAAGACTTGCAGGAAAACAAACGTGCTGCAACATCCACCAACCTTCAAGAAGGCCTCTATAAAGCAGCTGTTAAGTATCTTGGCTACCTTCACAATGAAACGAAGGAAATCAATCATGGAAAAGTTG CAGTAAGTGCAGCCAATCAGCCTATAACTTATTTCAACGACCCCAATAAAAGAGTTTTTATGCTTCCAAACTCTAGTTATACAAGAATTACTCTTCCCAGTAATTTCTACGAAGGCTATCAAGACCAAAACAACTCAGTCAAAGTTACATTTATGGCTTATCAAAATTTGAACTGCATAAACAATTCTCTTCCATG TTCTCCTGATGAAGTAAAGTCAGAAGACGATATGCAAGCAGCAGCTCAAGTAAACAGTGTCATCATTGGTGCTAAAATTGGTGTTGCCTCAGCCTGGTATGCCT CTGATGGAAAAAATGTGGTCATTCAGTTTGAACATATCTACAATGGCACAGCTTACAGGCTGAGTGGAAGTAGATGTGTATGGTGGAATGTTACTGCAAACAGTTGGGAGAGTCAAGGCTGCTATCTAAATGCTACGAACGACCACTACACTGTTTGTCATTGTGACCATCTCACCAATCTTGCCGTTTTAATGGATATTGGCGGAAGACTTCAGAGGGGCACG GTATCATATGGAATAATGCAGCTGATAACGATTATTGGTTCCAGTGTGTCTATCTTCAGTTTGCTGTTGTGTATTGTATGCTTTGCGCTGCTCAAGAAAACGCCACAGGGAAAGATAAAAGGGCACAACTTCTCTCGCTTGAACCTCTGCATCTGCCTTCTGTTAGCAAAAGTCGTGATGTTAGCAGGTCTGGATGCCACAGACAACAAACCTGTCTGTACCATTGTGGCAATTATCCTTCACTACCTGTTCCTGGCTATGCTCACCTGGAGTGCAACTGAGGCCTATCAGTTATACAAGAACTTCATTATG GTATTCAACAGAGATGGATctagaaaaagaacatttttggTCGTGGGGTACATGGGACCTCTGTTCATCGTGATTCTCACATTCATTCTTTCAAATTATAATGGCCATTGGACAGACAAAGGTTACGGGACGGATAAAGC GTGTTGGCTAAGCAAGAAATTGACCTGGGGATTTGCTGGCATGGCTCTTCCAATATTACTG GTTAACATGTCCTTGTTCGTCCTGACTATGAAGAAGACTTGGGAAAAGAGGTGCCAAGTAAATAAAGCCATCATTCCAAAGCTCGCAGGCTCCATTTCAAtatttctcttcctctgtctcaCCTGGTTGTTTGGCTATTTCTACTTTGCAGAAG GGAGTGAACCATTTGCAGTTTTATTCACAATTCTCAATTCATTTGTTGGAGTGCCCATGTTCATCTTCTCCATTCTTCTGGATAGTTCAATAATGGGTCaagtgaaaaaaatgataaag AAGAGGAATGAACAGACTCAAAAAGCTCAGCTAACAAGACACAATCACCTAATCAGCAAGAATATTTCCAGTAATTGCGATGTCAAAAGGAGGAACTTTGTAACAACCACAGGACACAGCATCCACGTCATTGATGGAACAGCATGGTCATCCAGTGGTTGTTCGACCCCTTCCTCTGAGGAAACTTTCTGTGAAAATAACTCTTGTACTGACAACCCGTGCGGAAACTGTAGTTCAGGTGTAACTATTTCTTCCAGAACTGGCCTGGAAAATCATGTGGTGGCAGCCATTGTGCATTCAAGAAGGAACAGGTCTAAAAGTTCCGTTGCATCAGTGCCAGACACAGTAAGTTTACGAGACAGCAGACTAAGAGAAGATTTCAGCATTCACGAAGTCATATTGTCATCGTCAATGTTCACACCATCATCTCAAGAGTCTTGCGATGGCAAGGGTATGGCCGTTAACCAGGGAAAATTATCTTATCTTTCGCCTAAACACTTCAGTGCTGAAGTTAGCCTAGCAAAGGCTTGTGATAATGCGAAGGTTCACTATGAAAAAAACTGGAAGTGTTTGGAAATGCAAAGTAACTCTCAGTGGGGAGAACAGCACTGGTGA
- the LOC136825299 gene encoding uncharacterized protein isoform X8, producing MLTMTFIFFLQLCALHIVLPKIASSTSDQRETPLHRAIKMEETPERFRDILGSNPNTEAKVSSVSEGRTALHEAAEEGRGDIVKLLLESGANVNAKDNFRRTALHNAAHNGLVDIMKLLLESGANVDAKDNSQTTPLFLAVNGQHVNASKALLSGGADPNIANELGQTPLHQAAFSEEFQIIKFYAQRNTSVYTATIDPTDLYKVEERGRDITKLLLESGANVDAKDNSQKTPLFLAANKRHLNAAKTLLSGGADPNIGNAYGQTPLHRAVLNDDLQMIKILLENNASVNAADSAGNSPIHLAEAKGFQEAVREMRKKCPNFQTKDHGEAPRAPHLKEVNCQGRHANITWVTGSDPGCQSTLSYTIFHNESREYSDKTFQETRHHEPNAMIYKLGMVVEPWTNNSFWVTGQNNAGTSDASKVLSCNVPPDLPSGNPSDVKVSRLVPNILTVKWMEFLDAAVKATENTLRDSAVWKDLQENKRAATSTNLQEGLYKAAVKYLGYLHNETKEINHGKVAVSAANQPITYFNDPNKRVFMLPNSSYTRITLPSNFYEGYQDQNNSVKVTFMAYQNLNCINNSLPCSPDEVKSEDDMQAAAQVNSVIIGAKIGVASAWYASDGKNVVIQFEHIYNGTAYRLSGSRCVWWNVTANSWESQGCYLNATNDHYTVCHCDHLTNLAVLMDIGGRLQRGTVSYGIMQLITIIGSSVSIFSLLLCIVCFALLKKTPQGKIKGHNFSRLNLCICLLLAKVVMLAGLDATDNKPVCTIVAIILHYLFLAMLTWSATEAYQLYKNFIMVFNRDGSRKRTFLVVGYMGPLFIVILTFILSNYNGHWTDKGYGTDKACWLSKKLTWGFAGMALPILLVNMSLFVLTMKKTWEKRCQVNKAIIPKLAGSISIFLFLCLTWLFGYFYFAEEEE from the exons TCTCTGAAGGTCGCACTGCCCTGCACGAAGCCGCTGAGGAAGGTCGAGGAGATATCGTGAAACTCCTCCTCGAATCTGGTGCAAATGTCAACGCCAAGGACAATTTCC GTCGCACAGCCCTGCATAACGCTGCGCATAATGGTCTAGTCGACATCATGAAACTCCTCCTTGAATCTGGTGCAAACGTCGATGCCAAGGACAATTCCC AAACGACACCTCTGTTCCTAGCGGTCAACGGGCAGCATGTGAATGCTTCCAAGGCACTGCTCAGTGGAGGAGCTGATCCAAACATTGCAAACGAGCTTG GGCAGACCCCTCTGCATCAGGCTGCCTTCAGTGAAGAATTTCAGATAATTAAGTTTTATGCGCAGAGGAACACAAGCGTTTATACTGCGACCATAG ATCCCACTGACCTGTACAAAGTCGAGGAGAGAGGTCGAGACATCACGAAACTCCTCCTCGAATCTGGTGCAAACGTTGACGCCAAGGACAATTCCC aAAAGACACCCCTGTTCCTAGCGGCCAACAAGCGGCATCTGAATGCTGCCAAGACACTGCTGAGTGGAGGGGCTGATCCAAACATCGGAAACGCATATG GGCAGACCCCTCTGCATCGAGCTGTCCTCAATGATGATCTTCAGATGATAAAGATTTTATTGGAGAATAACGCAAGTGTTAATGCTGCGGACAGTGCAG ggaaTAGTCCCATTCATCTAGCAGAGGCAAAGGGTTTCCAAGAGGCTgtaagagaaatgagaaagaagtgTCCAAACTTCCAAACAAAAGATCATGGAG AGGCACCAAGAGCCCCGCATTTAAAAGAAGTGAACTGTCAAGGAAGACACGCCAATATTACGTGGGTTACCGGAAGTGATCCTGGATGTCAGTCCACCCTCAGCTATACAATCTTTCACAATGAAAGTAGAGAATACAGTGACAAAACTTTCCAGGAAACACGCCACCATGAACCTAACGCCATGATCTACAAACTTGGG ATGGTTGTGGAGCCTTGGACGAACAACAGCTTCTGGGTGACTGGGCAGAACAATGCTGGGACTTCAGATGCTTCGAAGGTGTTGAGCTGTAATGTCCCTCCAGACCTTCCCTCAGGGAACCCATCTGATGTCAAAGTTTCTCGTCTCGTGCCGAATATTCTCACTGTGAAGTGGATG GAATTTCTAGATGCTGCAGTGAAAGCCACTGAAAACACCTTGAGGGACTCAGCTGTGTGGAAAGACTTGCAGGAAAACAAACGTGCTGCAACATCCACCAACCTTCAAGAAGGCCTCTATAAAGCAGCTGTTAAGTATCTTGGCTACCTTCACAATGAAACGAAGGAAATCAATCATGGAAAAGTTG CAGTAAGTGCAGCCAATCAGCCTATAACTTATTTCAACGACCCCAATAAAAGAGTTTTTATGCTTCCAAACTCTAGTTATACAAGAATTACTCTTCCCAGTAATTTCTACGAAGGCTATCAAGACCAAAACAACTCAGTCAAAGTTACATTTATGGCTTATCAAAATTTGAACTGCATAAACAATTCTCTTCCATG TTCTCCTGATGAAGTAAAGTCAGAAGACGATATGCAAGCAGCAGCTCAAGTAAACAGTGTCATCATTGGTGCTAAAATTGGTGTTGCCTCAGCCTGGTATGCCT CTGATGGAAAAAATGTGGTCATTCAGTTTGAACATATCTACAATGGCACAGCTTACAGGCTGAGTGGAAGTAGATGTGTATGGTGGAATGTTACTGCAAACAGTTGGGAGAGTCAAGGCTGCTATCTAAATGCTACGAACGACCACTACACTGTTTGTCATTGTGACCATCTCACCAATCTTGCCGTTTTAATGGATATTGGCGGAAGACTTCAGAGGGGCACG GTATCATATGGAATAATGCAGCTGATAACGATTATTGGTTCCAGTGTGTCTATCTTCAGTTTGCTGTTGTGTATTGTATGCTTTGCGCTGCTCAAGAAAACGCCACAGGGAAAGATAAAAGGGCACAACTTCTCTCGCTTGAACCTCTGCATCTGCCTTCTGTTAGCAAAAGTCGTGATGTTAGCAGGTCTGGATGCCACAGACAACAAACCTGTCTGTACCATTGTGGCAATTATCCTTCACTACCTGTTCCTGGCTATGCTCACCTGGAGTGCAACTGAGGCCTATCAGTTATACAAGAACTTCATTATG GTATTCAACAGAGATGGATctagaaaaagaacatttttggTCGTGGGGTACATGGGACCTCTGTTCATCGTGATTCTCACATTCATTCTTTCAAATTATAATGGCCATTGGACAGACAAAGGTTACGGGACGGATAAAGC GTGTTGGCTAAGCAAGAAATTGACCTGGGGATTTGCTGGCATGGCTCTTCCAATATTACTG GTTAACATGTCCTTGTTCGTCCTGACTATGAAGAAGACTTGGGAAAAGAGGTGCCAAGTAAATAAAGCCATCATTCCAAAGCTCGCAGGCTCCATTTCAAtatttctcttcctctgtctcaCCTGGTTGTTTGGCTATTTCTACTTTGCAGAAG AAGAGGAATGA